GACACTTCCTATTAGTGAGAAAGCCCCTAAATGTAGGCAacatacatatctatatattttttttgaaaggggaTTCCCCCGAGCAACAAAATTGTGCAGTAATGTATATGTAAGCCCTCGCATCTTTTCTGGATACACACCCAAATCCTCTTACTTTCCATAGTCCTTCATCCGCAACTTACCGATTTTCCCCCAAGTCAAAGTCTTTTTAAAGACAAACTTTCTACCGCTTTTTATGAGCACTTGAAGTTATACAAAGAAGCAAAAACTGATTGCggaaaaaatcaattaatacGCAACAAAGTAACTCCTTCCCGGTTACTGTCCTGGTTACCGACTGCACACACAAAAGCCCGAAGTTAACAAAGTTGTAACCCGGGCGGACCGACAGAGCTCCGGATCCGGACTTTGGGTACGCACAAGTACAAGTATGCGGACGGAGAGCGCTTTTAGAGAGGCGAAGAGCGCGTGAGAGATTTGTTTGCATAAACTGTTGTAAATGTTGCGGGACCTGGAGCATTACTAGGCGGGGCACATCGGTGGGCAGATGGGCGGATGCCACAATGTTGCACTCAATGCCATCGATTTTCCGGGCGTTCAGTCAAAACAAACCACCACAAGCGAAGTAAGCGCTCGTAAAGAGCGAAAAAAGGGGCCTAGCTTCAACGGGAGCTGGAGAGGATTGCATCTCAGCTGAGCGCAACTTTGTTGCACGACCGACTTTTCCCGAAGGACGACCGGGCGGGCACGTGCTCCGTTTACCCTTATTCCATTTTCCCGCCAAGAGCGACACATGCGCGGTCCCGCATCCTTGCACTTTCACTTGCCAGGACGTGCGCTCTCCGTGCTCATGGCTCTCCCGCTCGCCGAGCGCAAATTAATGGCCGTGTGTGTTTTTGTAAAATTACTTTGACCGAGATACGGGGCACTGGAGAAGGATAAGGACATGGCGATGGCTATGGGCGCTGGAACCGGAGAGCCAGCCGCATGTCCTCTCCCATTTTAGTGACATGGACGCCATTACAACGGCGATGGCctcgcacacgcacacaatcaCACGGCCGCAAACAAACCCGATTTGCCAACTTTGTTTCAATTCGCCAATAATTACAATGTTGCCCAGCGAGTTTCGAGCACCGTTTAACAGATGGGTTCTCACACACCGCCCTGTCGTTCACATACTTGTTGAGGTAGTTCCATGGCATCCAAAActgaattacattttaataaaaatcagtGCCAAATGCGCGACTTGTACGTGGATTATTGTTGTGTTATCGATACGCCGATAGGCTGGCTTCTCTTCCTCATCCCTGCCAGCCATTCGCAGCGAACACTTATCGATACGCGGTGATAGTTATTCCGTGTGTTTTCCCATCTCTAACGCGTTGTAGTAAAGGAAAAAGAGTGGGAAACcaaaaattgatatttttctGAAAGTCTTTCAAAGTTACGCTTTAAACTAGAAGCAATCATGTCCACGGAGGACTTTTACCTACGCTACTACGTCGGACACAAGGGCAAGTTCGGGCACGAATTCTTGGAGTTCGAGTTCCGGCCGGATGGCAAGCTGCGGTACGCCAACAACTCCAACTACAAGAACGACACCATGATCCGCAAGGAGGCCTTCGTCCACCAGTCCGTGATGGAAGAACTGAAGCGAATCATCATCGACTCGGAGATCATGCAGGAGGACGATCTGCCCTGGCCGCCACCAGATCGCGTGGGTCGACAGGTCGGTTTGCCGCACTCCGTAACTAGAGCTCAACTAAACAACCATGTGTCTTTTTCAGGAACTGGAGATCGTCATCGGAGACGAGCACATCTCGTTCACCACCTCGAAAACGGGATCATTGGTGGACGTGAACCGGTCAAAAGATCCCGAGGGCCTGCGATGCTTTTACTACCTGGTGCAGGATCTCAAGTGCCTGGTCTTCTCACTCATCGGCCTGCATTTCAAGATCA
The sequence above is drawn from the Drosophila melanogaster chromosome 2R genome and encodes:
- the mago gene encoding mago nashi — translated: MSTEDFYLRYYVGHKGKFGHEFLEFEFRPDGKLRYANNSNYKNDTMIRKEAFVHQSVMEELKRIIIDSEIMQEDDLPWPPPDRVGRQELEIVIGDEHISFTTSKTGSLVDVNRSKDPEGLRCFYYLVQDLKCLVFSLIGLHFKIKPI